The following are from one region of the Ananas comosus cultivar F153 linkage group 20, ASM154086v1, whole genome shotgun sequence genome:
- the LOC109725427 gene encoding transcription factor SPATULA-like isoform X1: MPFSSLDPYSGGDSDELGSRGHDFDESEEGAEEPVRRIQPRSSGSKRSRAAEVHNLSEKRRRSRINEKMKALQNLIPNSNKTDKASMLDEAIEYLKQLQLQVQMLTMRNSLHLHPMYLSGVLPPLQASEMCMGLVADNSTGMSIGMGILSLNQDSAAHHSLDQLNHCAPSNQPALLTSATSITIPECSFQIESSQSQIGPFQLPSVTAEALFTEDILPKHQLASGRVAASLQDEMKPKRVAATSRHFAAQASSPADIDHLQSCMGRGEKLVNINMIANDPQGHIFVQHLQRLESGRAPDADAKAE; the protein is encoded by the exons ATGCCGTTCTCTTCGCTCGATCCGTACTCGGGCGGCGACTCGGACGAGCTGGGCAGCCGCGGCCATGATTTCGACGAGAGTGAG GAGGGGGCGGAGGAGCCCGTGCGGCGGATCCAGCCGCGGAGTTCGGGGAGCAAGAGAAGCCGAGCTGCCGAGGTTCACAATTTGTCCGAGAAG aggaggaggagtcgGATCAATGAGAAGATGAAGGCCTTGCAGAATCTCATACCCAACTCTAACAAG ACAGATAAGGCGTCGATGCTTGATGAAGCCATCGAGTACCTCAAGCAGCTACAGCTCCAAGTGCAG ATGTTGACAATGAGAAACAGTTTACATCTGCACCCAATGTACTTATCCGGAGTTCTACCACCTCTGCAAGCTTCTGAGATGTGTATGGGCCTTGTCGCTGACAATAGCACAGGAATGAGCATAGGAATGGGCATACTTTCCTTGAACCAGGATTCAGCTGCTCACCATTCTCTCGATCAATTGAATCACTGTGCACCCTCCAATCAACCTGCTCTCTTAACCAGTGCGACGAGTATAACCATTCCGGAATGCTCATTCCAAATCGAGTCGTCACAATCCCAAATTGGACCATTCCAGTTGCCTTCTGTTACTGCTGAG GCGCTCTTCACAGAGGACATATTGCCGAAGCATCAATTAGCTTCTGGGCGAGTCGCAGCGAGCCTTCAAG ATGAGATGAAGCCCAAAAGAGTTGCTGCTACCTCTCGTCACTTTGCTGCGCAAGCATCTTCACCAGCGGACATCGATCATTTGCAAAGCTGCATGGGGAGAGGAGAAAAGCTCGTAAATATAAACATGATAGCTAATGATCCACAAGGCCATATTTTCGTTCAGCATTTGCAACG GTTAGAGAGCGGAAGAGCTCCGGATGCCGATGCGAAGGCGGAGTAG
- the LOC109725427 gene encoding uncharacterized protein LOC109725427 isoform X2 — MPFSSLDPYSGGDSDELGSRGHDFDESEEGAEEPVRRIQPRSSGSKRSRAAEVHNLSEKRRRSRINEKMKALQNLIPNSNKMLTMRNSLHLHPMYLSGVLPPLQASEMCMGLVADNSTGMSIGMGILSLNQDSAAHHSLDQLNHCAPSNQPALLTSATSITIPECSFQIESSQSQIGPFQLPSVTAEALFTEDILPKHQLASGRVAASLQDEMKPKRVAATSRHFAAQASSPADIDHLQSCMGRGEKLVNINMIANDPQGHIFVQHLQRLESGRAPDADAKAE, encoded by the exons ATGCCGTTCTCTTCGCTCGATCCGTACTCGGGCGGCGACTCGGACGAGCTGGGCAGCCGCGGCCATGATTTCGACGAGAGTGAG GAGGGGGCGGAGGAGCCCGTGCGGCGGATCCAGCCGCGGAGTTCGGGGAGCAAGAGAAGCCGAGCTGCCGAGGTTCACAATTTGTCCGAGAAG aggaggaggagtcgGATCAATGAGAAGATGAAGGCCTTGCAGAATCTCATACCCAACTCTAACAAG ATGTTGACAATGAGAAACAGTTTACATCTGCACCCAATGTACTTATCCGGAGTTCTACCACCTCTGCAAGCTTCTGAGATGTGTATGGGCCTTGTCGCTGACAATAGCACAGGAATGAGCATAGGAATGGGCATACTTTCCTTGAACCAGGATTCAGCTGCTCACCATTCTCTCGATCAATTGAATCACTGTGCACCCTCCAATCAACCTGCTCTCTTAACCAGTGCGACGAGTATAACCATTCCGGAATGCTCATTCCAAATCGAGTCGTCACAATCCCAAATTGGACCATTCCAGTTGCCTTCTGTTACTGCTGAG GCGCTCTTCACAGAGGACATATTGCCGAAGCATCAATTAGCTTCTGGGCGAGTCGCAGCGAGCCTTCAAG ATGAGATGAAGCCCAAAAGAGTTGCTGCTACCTCTCGTCACTTTGCTGCGCAAGCATCTTCACCAGCGGACATCGATCATTTGCAAAGCTGCATGGGGAGAGGAGAAAAGCTCGTAAATATAAACATGATAGCTAATGATCCACAAGGCCATATTTTCGTTCAGCATTTGCAACG GTTAGAGAGCGGAAGAGCTCCGGATGCCGATGCGAAGGCGGAGTAG